The Panthera tigris isolate Pti1 chromosome E3, P.tigris_Pti1_mat1.1, whole genome shotgun sequence genome segment actgaaaaaattatctaaaaactGAGGTGATATGTTGGGGGCATGGGTATCATTTATCGCGTGCCTTCTGTGTTCCTCCCTAGGAGTGAAAGATGATTTTTGGAGATGATGCAGATTTACGAGCTTACTATGTGCTTTGTCCTCAGCAACAGTCCCCACTCTTTCACAAATCAGATAAAATGAGAATCAGCCCAAAGAGTGACCGGGGAGGAGGGTTTTTGGACAAACACTTGAAGGAAAGAGAGGCTAGGAAGGGCGGGGAGGTAGCTGCTGTTAGGTTCCTATCCTTGGCAGAGGAGTCTAAAGCAGTTTGCTGCCACAGGCTGAATAGCAAACTCTGTTTCTGTCACTCACCTCCCCCTGCCTCATAGCTGGAGTCCCTGGATGCCTCAGAGCCAGAGGAGAAGGCTGAGGACTGCTGGGAGCTACAGATCAGCCCAGAGCTACTGGCCCATGGGCGCCAAAAAATACTAGATTTGCTGAATGAAGGCTCAGCCCGGGATCTGCGCAGCCTGCAACGCATTGGCCAGAAGAAGGCCCAGCTCATCGTGGGCTGGAGGGAGCTCCACGGCCCCTTCAGCCAGGTAACGAACGGCCCCGCGAGGGTGGCCTGGAATGGGGGGCGGCAGAGAAGCGCGGcaacccccctcctcccctgccccttcctatCGCTGCTGTCCTGCCAGGTGGAGGACCTGGAACGCGTGGAGGGCATATCCGGGAAACAGATGGAGTCATTCCTGAAGGTGAGCCCACGGCctggccccctcctctccctggcctgtgccccgcccccagctctaACGctgctctcctcttccctcctgttGCAGGCGAACATCTTGGGTCTCGCCGCGTGTCATCGTTGCGACACCTCCTGACTGCAGGCTCCTTTCCTcacttggccatttttttttaaattctcgtATAACCGCGTGTCGTGTAAATACAGTTTTTACTCTGGTGCTTCAGCCTGATTCTTGGGACTACGGGGGTGGGGCCAAGGGTAGAATTGCCCTTGGGATGGGCCACAAGCTCCGCCGCGTAACCTCTTTCGGCGCCATCTTTGGGAAGAGCAAGCAGGAAAGAAGCGGGGCAGGATTGTAAATAAACCGctggaatgggggagaggggaaggacgGTGGCCGACAGGAATCAAAACACTAACGCAAAAGCCCCAGGACGACGACCGTTAGGCGGGCGCGCGCTTCGTGTTTAGCCCCGCCCCATCCGTACCCCCGGCGCGCGCTCCCCTGTTCTCCCGCTCAGCAACGACAGCGGTTTTATGCGCGTGCGCGCGAAATAACGGCCGCtggcggagggaggaggggggtggaatCTTTgaaggggggggaagagagaagccgcCCTGTCTCCCGCGCGCCCACCACCTGCGCCATCGTCAGCCAATCAGCGGCCGTCTCAGGGGTCTCGCGCTTGGGGCGACtcgggctgctgggtggctcccCCGTCCCTCCTCCCGCCAAGAGTCCCTCTCGTACCTCCCCCCTCCCGCTGGCCTCGCGCGCGCTCGCGCTCGCGCCCGCTCCAGCCTCTTGTGTGTCCtcgcgccccccgcccgccctccccGCGCGCAGTGTGCtccgctccccccaccctcctcctccttcccccctcccgcccgcccCGCGCGCCTCCTCCCTgggttccccctcccccaccgccgcctcctcctcctcccgccccaGGGTGAGCTCgagccacctccctccctccctccgccatGGATCCCGGCAACTGGAGCAGCTTCATCTTCCAGGtaacaaccccctcccccccccccccccccacccccccttcccacaccccctcccgcccgccctccctcccGTCCCACCCCCCCTCCGCGCGCCCGGTGCGCGCGcagctgtccccctccctccctcgcgccctcccccgccctccccgagGCGCCGGCTGGGCGCGCGCGCGGCGGGGGCCGAGGCTGCTCCctcgctccccccaccccgccccgccaggctccaaccgccgccgccgccgccgccgccgccgccgcccgggcccccgccccctgcccccggcccccggccccgcggggcctcccgcccccacccagggggcgtcgccgccgccgtcgccgccgcgcTCCGCGGCCCGCCAGgcgccctccttccctccctcccgccgGCCGGGGTgcgcgggcggcggggcggcccGCGGGCCATGCGTTCGGCGCGGCCCAGCCCGGCCGGCCGGGGGCGGCGCCCCGAGCCCGGGCCCCGCGCggcccgcgcccccggcccccgctGAGCCCCGGGGGCCCCGCCGTGGCCGAGGCCATGTTCCCCGTGTTCCCTTGCACGCTGCTGGCCCCCCCCTTCCCCGTGCTGGGCCTGGACTCCCGGGGGGTGGGCGGCCTCATGAACTCCTTCCCGCCACCTCAGGGTCACGCCCAGAACCCCCTGCAGGTCGGGGCTGAGCTCCAGTCCCGCTTCTTTGCCTCCCAGGGCTGCGCCCAGAGTCCATTCCAGGTGAGTAGGGGCCGGCCGTggcgggccgggccgggaggGCGCCGACCCGCGGCCGCGGCCCACACGGCGCCTTGTCTTCGCAGGCCGCGCCGGCGCCCCCACCCACGCCCCAGCCCCCGGCGGCCGAGCCCCTCCAGGTGGACTTGCTCCCGGTTCTCGCCGCCGCCCAGGAGTcggccgccgccgcggccgccgccgcagctgccgccgccgccgccgccgtcgctgctgcgcccccggccccggccgccGCCTCCACAGTGGACACAGCGGCTCTGAAGCAGCCGCcggcgcccccgccgccgcccccgccggtGTCGGCGCCCGCTGCCGAGGCCGCGCCCCCTGTCTCTGCCGCCACCATCGCCGCAGCCGCGGCCACCGCCGTCGTAGCCCCAACCTCGACGGTCGCCGTGGCCCCGGTCGCATCTGccttggagaagaaaacaaagagcaagggGCCCTACATCTGCGCCCTGTGCGCCAAGGAGTTCAAGAACGGCTACAACCTCCGGAGGCACGAGGCCATCCACACGGGAGCCAAGGCCGGCCGGGTCCCCTCGGGTGCTATGAAGATGCCCACCATGGTGCCCCTGAGCCTCCTGAGCGTGCCCCAGCTGAGCGGagccggcgggggagggggagaagcgGGTGCGGGCGGCGGAGCGGCCGCCGTGGCCGCGGGTGGCGTGGTGACCACGACCGCCTCGGGAAAGCGCATCCGGAAGAACCACGCCTGTGAGATGTGCGGCAAGGCCTTCCGCGACGTCTACCACCTGAACCGACACAAGCTGTCGCACTCGGACGAGAAGCCCTACCAGTGCCCGGTGTGCCAGCAGCGCTTCAAGCGCAAGGACCGCATGAGCTACCACGTGCGCTCACATGACGGCGCTGTGCACAAGCCCTACAACTGCTCCCACTGTGGCAAGAGCTTCTCCCGGTGTGCACGGGGCCTCGGCCGCCCACTgggcgggtggggagggagggacggcTACGGAGGTGGCCTGGCCTTGGctggcggggagggaggaggtttCTGAGGACGGAGACCGGGAGCCACTccccgggaggagggaggaaagcctCTCCTGGTTACCAGGGAGCAGGGGGTGGTACTTAGCCAAGGAGGTGGGTCCTCCGGTTGTAAGAAAGCTTCGCGTGGGAGGAGGACCAGCCCGCCCTGCGTCAGGGGGAGGGATTTCCTGCCGCGCCAGCGCTCCGAAGCCTTGGGCTTGGGCGAAAAGGCAGGGATCTTTGGAAAGGCCGGTCGTGCTAAGTTGGGTAGAATTGGGAGCGCGTCCGCTCCCCAGGCCCCTAACCCCAACCCCAACGTGTTCCCAGGCCGGATCACCTCAACAGTCACGTCAGACAAGTGCACTCAACAGAACGGCCCTTCAAATGTGAGGTAGGAAGCCCGCCGCCTCCTGTCCCGGTTTTCATGATTTTGATCCTCATTGTAGCTGTCTGAGCTCAGCCTCTCAgaccccctttttctctctcttctttttgctttttcactccattttctcatctcttcttcAAGACCCTGTCATCTCACTCCCATTTCCTACAGATCAAAGATCCCCAAGGCTCTGATTCCTTTAACCTcttgcccccctctccccactccccaaagCTTTAACTCTCCTGACAccccccacgcccctccccccttccccagaaaTGTGAGGCAGCTTTTGCTACGAAGGATCGACTGCGGGCGCACACAGTACGACACGAGGAGAAGGTGCCATGTCATGTGTGTGGCAAGATGCTGAGCTCGGCTTATATTTCGGACCACATGAAGGTGCACAGCCAGGGCCCTCACCATGTCTGTGAGCTCTGCAACAAAGGTACATGCTGAAGGATGCTGGGAGGGCCAGGGACAATGGGTAGGGGACAAAGCCAGAGGCCCTTCCACAGACGTGGGTTAAAGGTGTTGTAGTCCAGAGCTCATGGCATCTAGAGCCCTTTAGGAAGCAAATGGAACAACATCAGGAGGACTGAACCTCATTAAGTTTTGAGAGGTGTTGACTGGAGGAGATGACCTACCCGGAAGAGTCAGTCTctgggggtgggtagggggagggtgggagcaggACTCACTGCCGTGGGGAAAGAGTGGTCAAGAGCCAGTTCCCAAGGGTTGGAAGCCAGGGTTTCAGCTGTGTGGCCACATGTTCTGCTCTTCGGCTCCTGGGGCAAGCAGAGCGCGTTGGCAGGGGTTTAACAAGCTCGCGCCCTGCCCCAGGAGCAGAAAAAGCTGCTTTTAAACAGATTCACATATTCACGGAGTAATTGGGCTGAGACTGTATGGGGccctggagggaggggacacAGCCGTCTCTGCTGAGGGTCAACTCTTCAAGTGGCTAGGAATCAGTGCGCTGTCATCCCGGAAGAGGTCCCCCAGCCACGGAGAATAGGCTCTGTGGGCACCAAGGCTAGGAAGCTGACACCACTCAACCAGGCCCCAAACTTAGGGAGGGAATGTGCCCCACCAGCCCCAACAGAGTAGCTGGCCCCAGGCTACCGAGGATATGGTGGGAGGAGGACAGGGCCATCTGAGCAGGGCGTCCCCAGCCTAGGAGAACAGCCCCGTCTCTGGGGTCTCCACCTGGCTgaccccccatcccccatcccaatccaccccccccccaataggcTTCACCACAGCAGCATACCTGCGCATCCACGCGGTGAAGGACCACGGGCTCCAGGCCCCGCGGGCTGACCGCATCCTGTGCAAGCTGTGCAGCGTGCACTGCAAGACCCCTGCCCAGCTGGCCGGCCACATGCAGACCCATCTGGGGGGGGCCGCCCCCCCTGTCCCGGGAGACGCCCCCCAGCCACAGCCCACCTGCTGAGGGGGACCCCCGCACCCACCAGGCAAGGCGTGGGGCAtggctggggggggtgggatgggttGTGTGGGACGAGGGGGCTCAAAGGGCCCAATAGGGGATCTCAGGAAGGCCAGGGATGCCCATCCATCACTGAAGTTAGGGAGACTTCTGGGGACAGGGAAGGCCCTTCAGGACAACTGGGTAAGGATGCAGGCGGAGGCCTCTGGGGACCAAACAGGAAGTGAGCAACGGCTGTGTCCCAGGGGAGGGAGTCTGGGAATGAGTCTGGGGCAGGGGGCGAGGCTCTTGCCTTTCAGATTGTACTGTGATCTCCTGGTGTTTCTCGCTGTGCAGGTACCGGTGAGGTCTGTCCTatggcggcggcggcagcggcagcggcggcggcggcggcggcggcagcggtgGCAGCTCCCCCGACAGCTGTGGGCTCCCTCTCGGGGGCCGAGGGGGTGCCCGTGAGCTCTCAGCCACTTCCCTCTCAGCCCTGGTGAGCTCCAGGTTGGTGGCGGGGAGAGCGGAAAGTGGAGGAAAGTCCCTTGGTACcgtctcctcttcccctctcttcccaccaACTCCTCACTACTTCCCCACCAACCaaggagcctccagaaggaaaggaggaagagatgtTTCTTAGGGGAATTCGCTAGGTTTTAACGATTTGTTTCTCctgctcctctcttctccctgtcaGACCTGACCCCACACAAACACCTGTCCCCTCGGTTGTGTTGAAGCCCCCTGGACAGTGGGCAGGGGTGGCAGAGGACAGGAGTGGCCACTGccctcaccccctctcctctctgtaaccccctgccctgcccttccagGGATCTGTGAGCCTTCTCCTTGATGGTCCTTGCTCTCCTCCttccatctccccccaccccccactactgtctgctgcccctccctggggagttggtgctttttttttttttttttttttttttttttttttttttcagggggagggaggagaggaaggaggggaatcAAAGATTCTGTCCCGGAGGGGAAAAGGTGAGattggagaaggggcagaagcagggaagGCAACGGTAGTACCTTCATAAGGTGGGGTTGTTTAGGATCAGGCCCTAAACATTGTCCTACTTAGAATCTGTCAGGGGAAAACACGTCAAGGGGAGCAAAAGAAGGAGCCACTAGGGCCAGAGGCAGGATAAGAGATGGAATTTTAGGGTGCCAGGGTAAACGGGGGGATCCAGGGACTAGAGGtgcttcctgggggtggggggaatgcaGTCACAGTGTCTCCCCCGTCCCTCTTCCACCCCAGCTCCAGCcctggccttttcttttcatccCTCTCCCCCAAGACAGAAGCTGT includes the following:
- the MAZ gene encoding myc-associated zinc finger protein isoform X1, which encodes MFPVFPCTLLAPPFPVLGLDSRGVGGLMNSFPPPQGHAQNPLQVGAELQSRFFASQGCAQSPFQAAPAPPPTPQPPAAEPLQVDLLPVLAAAQESAAAAAAAAAAAAAAAVAAAPPAPAAASTVDTAALKQPPAPPPPPPPVSAPAAEAAPPVSAATIAAAAATAVVAPTSTVAVAPVASALEKKTKSKGPYICALCAKEFKNGYNLRRHEAIHTGAKAGRVPSGAMKMPTMVPLSLLSVPQLSGAGGGGGEAGAGGGAAAVAAGGVVTTTASGKRIRKNHACEMCGKAFRDVYHLNRHKLSHSDEKPYQCPVCQQRFKRKDRMSYHVRSHDGAVHKPYNCSHCGKSFSRPDHLNSHVRQVHSTERPFKCEKCEAAFATKDRLRAHTVRHEEKVPCHVCGKMLSSAYISDHMKVHSQGPHHVCELCNKGFTTAAYLRIHAVKDHGLQAPRADRILCKLCSVHCKTPAQLAGHMQTHLGGAAPPVPGDAPQPQPTC
- the MAZ gene encoding myc-associated zinc finger protein isoform X2, producing the protein MFPVFPCTLLAPPFPVLGLDSRGVGGLMNSFPPPQGHAQNPLQVGAELQSRFFASQGCAQSPFQAAPAPPPTPQPPAAEPLQVDLLPVLAAAQESAAAAAAAAAAAAAAAVAAAPPAPAAASTVDTAALKQPPAPPPPPPPVSAPAAEAAPPVSAATIAAAAATAVVAPTSTVAVAPVASALEKKTKSKGPYICALCAKEFKNGYNLRRHEAIHTGAKAGRVPSGAMKMPTMVPLSLLSVPQLSGAGGGGGEAGAGGGAAAVAAGGVVTTTASGKRIRKNHACEMCGKAFRDVYHLNRHKLSHSDEKPYQCPVCQQRFKRKDRMSYHVRSHDGAVHKPYNCSHCGKSFSRPDHLNSHVRQVHSTERPFKCEKCEAAFATKDRLRAHTVRHEEKVPCHVCGKMLSSAYISDHMKVHSQGPHHVCELCNKGTGEVCPMAAAAAAAAAAAAAAAVAAPPTAVGSLSGAEGVPVSSQPLPSQPW
- the MAZ gene encoding myc-associated zinc finger protein isoform X4, producing the protein MDPGNWSSFIFQGHAQNPLQVGAELQSRFFASQGCAQSPFQAAPAPPPTPQPPAAEPLQVDLLPVLAAAQESAAAAAAAAAAAAAAAVAAAPPAPAAASTVDTAALKQPPAPPPPPPPVSAPAAEAAPPVSAATIAAAAATAVVAPTSTVAVAPVASALEKKTKSKGPYICALCAKEFKNGYNLRRHEAIHTGAKAGRVPSGAMKMPTMVPLSLLSVPQLSGAGGGGGEAGAGGGAAAVAAGGVVTTTASGKRIRKNHACEMCGKAFRDVYHLNRHKLSHSDEKPYQCPVCQQRFKRKDRMSYHVRSHDGAVHKPYNCSHCGKSFSRPDHLNSHVRQVHSTERPFKCEKCEAAFATKDRLRAHTVRHEEKVPCHVCGKMLSSAYISDHMKVHSQGPHHVCELCNKGTGEVCPMAAAAAAAAAAAAAAAVAAPPTAVGSLSGAEGVPVSSQPLPSQPW
- the MAZ gene encoding myc-associated zinc finger protein isoform X3; protein product: MDPGNWSSFIFQGHAQNPLQVGAELQSRFFASQGCAQSPFQAAPAPPPTPQPPAAEPLQVDLLPVLAAAQESAAAAAAAAAAAAAAAVAAAPPAPAAASTVDTAALKQPPAPPPPPPPVSAPAAEAAPPVSAATIAAAAATAVVAPTSTVAVAPVASALEKKTKSKGPYICALCAKEFKNGYNLRRHEAIHTGAKAGRVPSGAMKMPTMVPLSLLSVPQLSGAGGGGGEAGAGGGAAAVAAGGVVTTTASGKRIRKNHACEMCGKAFRDVYHLNRHKLSHSDEKPYQCPVCQQRFKRKDRMSYHVRSHDGAVHKPYNCSHCGKSFSRPDHLNSHVRQVHSTERPFKCEKCEAAFATKDRLRAHTVRHEEKVPCHVCGKMLSSAYISDHMKVHSQGPHHVCELCNKGFTTAAYLRIHAVKDHGLQAPRADRILCKLCSVHCKTPAQLAGHMQTHLGGAAPPVPGDAPQPQPTC